The Bifidobacterium animalis subsp. animalis ATCC 25527 genome has a segment encoding these proteins:
- a CDS encoding pyridoxamine kinase: MPEVLYERNREYIPRIAAVHDMCGYGKCSLTAAIPILSAAGCDVCPVPTALFSAHTRYKVFTMEDTTDMLGGYLDAWQQEGVELDGVYSGFLGSPDQVAIIQRLYREYPKSLRFVDPVMGDAGEMYATYTAQLCEAMGALVDGADLLMPNLTESSILTGTEYPGQDITNEQVRQIIGNLFDMGAKNVVLKGIDHNDGRIRNFVANAKEGVDRMTECVHEKLPYMCHGTGDAFASAMIGGVMAGLDLAAAARLAGEFVHNAMVQTKFQPGYQDRGVSFELSLGDLTSLVD, from the coding sequence ATGCCAGAAGTGCTTTACGAACGCAATCGCGAATATATTCCACGCATCGCAGCGGTGCATGACATGTGCGGGTACGGCAAATGCTCGCTCACCGCCGCCATCCCGATCCTCTCGGCTGCCGGCTGCGATGTCTGCCCGGTGCCGACCGCTCTGTTCTCGGCACATACTCGCTACAAGGTGTTCACCATGGAAGACACCACCGACATGCTGGGCGGATACCTCGACGCCTGGCAGCAGGAGGGCGTTGAGCTCGATGGCGTCTACTCCGGATTCCTAGGCTCCCCCGATCAGGTGGCGATCATTCAGCGACTGTATCGCGAGTACCCCAAGTCGCTGCGTTTCGTCGACCCGGTGATGGGCGATGCCGGCGAGATGTATGCCACGTACACGGCACAGCTTTGTGAGGCGATGGGCGCGCTCGTCGATGGCGCGGACCTGCTCATGCCGAACCTGACCGAATCCTCCATTCTCACCGGCACCGAGTACCCCGGACAGGACATCACGAACGAGCAGGTCAGGCAGATCATTGGCAATCTGTTCGATATGGGCGCCAAGAACGTCGTGCTCAAGGGCATCGACCACAATGACGGCCGAATTCGCAACTTCGTGGCCAACGCCAAGGAGGGCGTGGACCGGATGACCGAATGCGTGCATGAGAAACTGCCCTACATGTGCCATGGCACCGGCGACGCGTTCGCCTCCGCCATGATCGGCGGCGTGATGGCCGGACTCGACCTTGCAGCGGCAGCCAGACTTGCCGGCGAATTCGTGCACAACGCGATGGTCCAGACGAAGTTCCAACCCGGCTATCAGGATCGTGGCGTGAGTTTCGAACTGAGCCTGGGAGATTTGACCAGCCTCGTGGATTGA